A genomic segment from Zonotrichia albicollis isolate bZonAlb1 chromosome 21, bZonAlb1.hap1, whole genome shotgun sequence encodes:
- the PRRC2B gene encoding protein PRRC2B isoform X2, translating to MSDRLGQITKGKDGKSKYSTLSLFDKYKGKSIEAIRTTVIPRHGLQSLGKVAAARRMPPPANLPSLKSENKGNDPNIIIVPKDGTGWANKQDQPDQKSSSATAAQLQESLPQQGLQKSVSNLQKPTQSISQESTNSVPGGPKSWAQLNGKPAGQEGGSRASSRLLSFSPEEFPTLKAAGEQDKVGKEKGALDPSYGPGPSLRPQNVTSWREGGGRNVTSATSLTASPAELGSKTPSSGDGAPSSASASDAKEPSLRPAQPLRKGASQFMGNVYQPPTYHDMLPAFMCPQQPSETPAPLERGSFPVPQLRLEPRVPFRQFQMNDQDGKENRPTLSRPTRPVRQQLERVPRPTIINAENLKGLDELDNDADDGWAGIHDEVDYSEKLKFSEDEEEEETLKDGRQKWNSWDPRRQRQLSLSSADSADVKHTLEEGKNWNDSAGLSRPVRKAQDAQQPPRKLNGWSSASEYQKPALGSVLRQQSIEDKEEKVPVRQKFVHSEISEAVERARKRREEEERRAREERLAACAAKLKQLDQKCKLAQKNGETQKHTENEDVRPPSTEKNTTQENGHAFRKATPEFHTQDASVGYLEEESPAPAAAAAQSSSEEELREAPSPAQEFNKYQKSLPPRFQRQQQQQQQQEQLYKMQHWQQQVYPPPSHSHAQRTFYPPHPQMLGFDPRWMMMPSYMDPRMAPSRTPVDFYPSALHPSGIMKPMIQQDSISGSSCRSEDQNCQAGQAERKTAPLDPVPVWGQDSYTSLQSKGYSLSHQKQADNMSMEGLHARNESYSASGRPESLSTQRDLFEERGEEYLNAFDKKAQADFDSCLSSQRIGQDLLFQHQESVQEACPAGSRHANLRCSPLEPDFIQAEKKPEYNGWDINHHQKPAETAAEVAEEVPRDEQSFSADPWKKEGANPKQATEETPEWAPESRSTSGQPPEQMGRTRRSGPIKKPVLKALKVEEKEKEMEKVKLEGEDSSRPLKEKAAVQKVENESDDSAALLNSTRYLLDDKGSSQTSLAREAEKSQEEEEEEEEEEKPERTWESKLSRESSDLPPTKRNNWIFIDEEQAFGGRGQGRGRGRGFREFTFRGRGTVVSSRGVYNNNNNQRSSRGRGLREFNQAEDFPRGKPRRRIASETHSEGSEYEELPKRRRQRGSENSNEGSVLDREDSDLKKGDFKESWRSNKIYSDDHNSLDPKMRAPRAFGRSLPPRLSNSGYGRRGFMGKEPTQWQGRSGGGGWQEYSHSSPSDTFGSRQQSDRDYIQDSYKHTDSFSSRVFDESHLDDKRHFFQEDYSADQENIENRPFRRRRPPRQDKPPRFRRLRQERESVGQWNPEEGGPNLLPSQWPGRSKLGTAEKSSISGRRSPELSYQNSSDHANEEWETASESSDFSERRDRRDGAPESEGQLEGGLSTGSLGEKRELAKRSFSSQRPLVDRQSRKAEPAGFAEQSVRTGVGAASRYESQQNGTLIKSKRSTEEGGGLGNTSGGSSHSIYSLDRASHVNSESAEGPGKKPEKEHKSTAQRASEKGEALSQFELSYGSAIIDNRVSNTAEENEVGSMAGEGFIEVLTKKQRRLLEEERRKKEQAAQAPAKARVLQSRIPPRFAKKQNSLCLEQSDVAVSGNSLGTEIWESNSPALSVQSPGSDSWSKPVNTFNGTESSTEGFKGSQGDSGIDLSAESRESSATSSQRSSPYGTLKPEEMNGAGLVDSKPDCQKEQVQKQTDKKDSDQGSGQNKEHKPGPIGNERSLKNRKGSEGTERLEGNIPPVNGVEIHVDSVLPVPPIEFGVNPKDSDFSLPPGSASGTAANPVTKLQDALASNAGLTQSIPILRRDHHLQRCIGLNPMSFPTADLTLKMESARKAWENSPSLPEQNSPGGAGSGIQPPSSVGASNGVSYSSFGGVSMPPMPVASVAPSASIPGNHIPPLYLDGHVFASQPRLVPQTIPQQQSYQQAAAAQQIPISLHTSLQAQAQLGLRGGLPVSQSQEMYSSIQPFRSQVYMHPSLSQPSTMVLTGGTALKPPYSAFPGMQPLEVVKTQSGSPYQPMNGSQALVYEGQINQAGMGASQMMDSQLTQLTMPVPGSQLPLPRYGSGQQPLLLPQSIQLPQGQNLPVGAPRRILPPGSQPSVLAASRESSQMEMKGFHFSDGKQSMSSGGSVPSPHTYRIYSMNVVDSSISRPSSASPSGKPSGPAVSMGSVQGHYVQQAKQRVDDNKASLGAVKLQETASTNQMKPVRTGAIKPQAVKVEESKA from the exons ATGTCCGATCGTTTGGGGCAAATAACCAAGGGAAAGGATGGGAAAAGCAAGTACTCGACTCTCAGCCTGTTTGATAAGTATAAAGGAAAGTCAATAGAAGCTATCAGAACTACAG TTATTCCTAGACATGGCTTACAGAGTCTTGGGAAAGTTGCTGCTGCCCGGCGCATGCCACCTCCTGCAAATTTGCCTAGCTTGAAGTCTGAGAACAAAGGAAACGACCCCAACATCATTATAGTACCCAAGGACGGTACAGGATGGGCAAACAAGCAGGATCAGCCAGACCAAAAGAG TTCCAGTGCGACggctgcacagctgcaggagtCGCTGCCGCAGCAGGGTTTGCAGAAATCTGTCTCCAATTTACAGAAACCGACACAGTCAATCAGTCAGGAG agtACAAATTCAGTGCCAGGTGGACCAAAGTCATGGGCACAGCTGAATGGAAAGCCAGCAGGACAAGAAGGTG GTTCAAGGGCCTCAAGCCGACTGTTATCCTTCTCTCCCGAGGAATTTCCGACGCTGAAAGCAGCTGGCGAGCAGGACAAGGTTGGCAAAGAAAAGGGCGCCTTAGATCCGTCGTATGGGCCAGGACCAAGCCTCCGCCCCCAGA ATGTCACCAGTTGGAGGGAGGGCGGTGGGAGGAACGTCACCTCTGCCACATCTCTGACCGCCtcccctgctgagctgggcagcaAAACCCCCAGCTCTGGAGACGGGGCCCCCTCCTCAGCCAGCGCCAGCGATGCCAAGGAGCCGTCTCTccgcccagcccagcccctccgcAAAGGGGCCTCGCAGTTCATGGGAAATGTCTACCAGCCACCCACCTACCATGACATGCTGCCTGCTTTC ATGTGTCCACAGCAGCCATCTGAGACCCCTGCACCGCTGGAGCGAGGGTCTTTCCCCGTTCCTCAGCTTCGGCTCGAGCCCCGGGTACCTTTCAGACAATTCCAGATGAATGACCAGGATGG AAAAGAGAACAGGCCCACCCTGTCTCGCCCAACGCGCCCAGTTCGGCAGCAGCTGGAGCGAGTGCCCCGACCCACCATCATCAATGCAGAGAACCTGAAGGGGCTGGATGAGCTGGACAATGATGCAGATGATGGATGGGCAG GCATTCATGATGAAGTGGATTATTCTGAGAAACTAAAGTTTAGTGAAgatgaagaagaggaagaaactCTTAAAGATGGACGACAGAAGTG GAACAGCTGGGATCCCAGAAGGCAGCGACAGTtgtccctgagctctgcagacaGTGCAGATGTCAAGCACACCTTGGAGGAGGGAAAGAATTGGAATGATTCAGCTGGCTTGTCCCGGCCAGTCCGGAAAGCACAGGATgcacagcagcctccaaggaAGCTGAatggctggagctctgcctcAGAATACCAG AAGCCCGCACTGGGAAGTGTTCTCAGACAGCAGTCCATAGAGGATAAAGAAGAAAAGGTGCCTGTGAGACAGAAGTTTGTGCACTCTGAGATCTCTGAGGCTGTCGAGAGAGCCAGGAAGCgacgggaggaggaggagcggcGAGCCAGGGAGGAGCGcctggcagcctgtgctgcaaaGCTCAAGCAGCTTGATCAGAAATGCAAACTGGCTCAGAAGAATGGGGAGacacagaaacacacagagAATGAGGATGTGCGACCTCCCAGCACAGAGAAAAACACTACACAAGAGAATGGCCATGCTTTCCGTAAAg caaCCCCTGAGTTTCACACACAAGATGCCTCTGTTGGTTATCTGGAAGAGGAgagtcctgctccagcagcagcagcagcccaaagcagcagtgaggaggagctcaGAGAAGCTCCCTCACCAGCACAAGAATTCAACAAATACCAGAAGTCTCTTCCCCCACGATTCCAgaggcaacagcagcagcaacagcagcag gagcagctgtacaagatgcagcactggcagcagcaggtgtATCCTCCTCCATCCCACTCCCATGCCCAGCGGACGTTCTACCCGCCGCACCCGCAGATGCTCGGCTTCGACCCCCGCTGGATGATGATGCCGTCCTACATGGACCCTCGCATGGCCCCCAGCCGCACCCCCGTGGATTTCTACCCTTCAGCCCTTCACCCTTCAG GAATTATGAAGCCCATGATTCAGCAGGACTCCATCAGTGGGAGCAGCTGTCGGTCTGAAGATCAGAACTgtcaggcagggcaggcagagaggaaaACTGCTCCCTTGGATCCTGTGCCAGTGTGGGGCCAGGACAGCTACACATCCCTGCAGAGCAAAGGATACTCCCTGTCACATCAGAAACAGGCTGACAACATGAGCATGGAGGGGCTGCATGCCAG GAATGAAAGTTACTCTGCTTCTGGaagaccagagagtctgagcacTCAGCGAGATCTCTTTGAAGAGAGAGGGGAGGAGTATTTGAATGCTTTTGACAAGAAGGCCCAAGCAGACTTTGACAGCTGCCTGTCTTCTCAGAGGATAGGCCAGGATCTCCTGTTCCAGCACCAGGAGAGTGTGCAGGAAGCCTGTCCTGCTGGCAGCCGCCATGCAAACCTGAGGTGCTCACCTCTGGAGCCTGATTTTATCCAAGCAGAGAAGAAGCCTGAATACAACGGTTGGGATATCAACCACCATCAGAAACCTGCTGAGACAGCAGCAGAAGTTGCTGAAGAAGTACCCCGGGATGAGCAGTCCTTCAGTGCTGACCCCTGGAAGAAAGAAGGAGCCAATCCCAAGCAGGCCACTGAGGAGACACCAGAGTGGGCTCCTGAGAGCCGCAGCACCAGCGGGCAGCCCCCGGAGCAGATGGGGAGGACACGGCGGTCAGGGCCCATTAAAAAACCAGTCCTGAAAGCCCTCAAGgtggaagagaaggagaaggagatggagaagGTTAAACTGGAGGGAGAGGACAGCTCACGCCCGCTGAAGGAGAAGGCAGCTGTTCAGAAGGTGGAAAATGAGTCAGATGACTCTGCTGCCTTGCTGAACTCCACGCGTTACCTGCTGGATGACAAAGGTTCTTCCCAAACCAGCCTTGCACGAGAGGCTGAGAAATcccaggaggaagaagaagaggaggaagaagaagagaagCCAGAAAGAACCTGGGAGAGCAAACTATCTAGAGAAAGCAGCGATCTCCCTCCCACAAAAAGAAACAACTGGATCTTCATTGATGAGGAGCAAGCCTTCGGTGGGAGAGGTCAAGGGCGTGGGCGAGGGAGAGGCTTCAGAGAGTTCACTTTCAGAGGCCGAGGCACGGTTGTGAGCAGCAGGGGGGtctacaacaacaacaacaaccagaGGAGCAGCCGGGGCCGAGGGCTGCGGGAGTTCAACCAGGCAGAGGATTTCCCCAGGGGCAAGCCGAGGCGCCGGATTGCCAGCGAGACACACAGTGAGGGCTCAGAGTATGAGGAGCTCCCCAAGCGTCGCCGGCAGAGGGGCTCTGAGAACAGCAATGAAGGCTCTGTGCTGGACAGGGAGGACAGTGATTTGAAAAAGGGAGACTTCAAAGAGTCTTGGAGGTCCAACAAAATCTATTCAGATGATCACAATAGCCTGGATCCTAAGATGAGGGCTCCAAGAGCCTTTGGGAGATCACTGCCACCGAGACTGAGCAACTCTGGCTATGGGCGAAGGGGGTTCATGGGTAAGGAGCCCACCCAGTGGCAGGGCAGGAGTGGGGGAGGAGGGTGGCAAGAGTACAGCCACTCGTCTCCATCAGACACCTTTGGGAGCAGGCAGCAGTCTGACAGGGACTACATTCAGGATTCTTACAAACACACGGATTCCTTCTCCAGCCGGGTTTTTGATGAGAGTCATCTGGATGACAAAAGGCACTTTTTCCAGGAGGATTACTCAGCAGATCAGGAGAACATAGAGAACAGGCCCTTCAGGAGGCGGCGTCCTCCCCGCCAGGACAAACCCCCGCGGTTCAGACGCCTCAGGCAGGAGAGGGAATCAGTTGGGCAGTGGAACCCTGAGGAGGGAGGCCCAAATCTGCTGCCCAGCcagtggccaggcagatccAAACTGGGCACTGCAGAGAAGAGCAGCATCTCGGGCAGACGCTCTCCTGAGCTGTCCTACCAGAACTCCTCAGACCATGCCAACGAGGAGTGGGAGACGGCGTCTGAGAGCAGCGACTTCAGCGAGCGGCGGGACAGAAGAGATGGAGCCCCAGAGAGTGAGGGCCAGCTGGAAGGTGGCCTCAGCACTGGGAGCTTGGGAGAGAAGAGGGAGCTGGCAAAGAGGAGCTTCTCAAGCCAGAGGCCGCTGGTGGACAGGCAGAGCCGCAAGGCTGAGCCAGCAGGGTTTGCAGAGCAGTCTGTCAGGACTGGTGTGGGAGCAGCTTCCAGATATGAGAGCCAGCAGAATGGGACCCTGATAAAGAGCAAAAG GTCTAcagaagaaggaggaggccTTGGCAACACCAGTGGTGGGAGCAGCCACTCCATTTATAGCTTGGATAGGGCCTCCCATGTGAACTCAGAGAGTGCTGAGGGGCCAGGTAAAAAGCCAGAGAAGGAGCACAAATCCACTGCACAAAGAGCAAGTGAGAAGGGAGAGGCCTTGTCACAGTTTGAACTGAGTTATGGAA GTGCCATCATTGATAATCGGGTGTCAAACACAGCAGAAGAGAATGAAGTTGGTTCCATGGCAGGGGAAGGCTTCATTGAGGTTCTTACTAAAAAGCAGCGTCGCTTGCTGGAAGAGGAGCGAAGGAAGaaggaacaggctgctcag GCACCAGCCAAGGCCCGCGTCCTTCAGTCGCGCATTCCTCCACGATTTGCTAAGAAGCAGAACAGCCTGTGCTTGGAGCAGAGTGATGTAGCAGTGTCTGGAAACAGCCTGGGCACGGAGATCTGGGAGAGCAACAGCCCAG CACTTTCTGTTCAGTCTCCTGGCAGCGATTCCTGGAGCAAGCCTGTAAATACCTTTAATGGTACTGAGTCCAGCACTGAG GGATTTAAAGGCAGCCAGGGGGATAGTGGCATTGACTTGAGCGCGGAGTCTCGGGAATCCTCCGCGACCTCCTCTCAGCGCAGCTCTCCATATGGCACCCTCAAACCAGAGGAGATGAATGGGGCTGGCCTGGTGGACTCAAAGCCTGACTGCCAGAAGGAGCAAGTGCAGAAGCAAACTGATAAAAAG GATTCAGATCAAGGCTCAGGACAGAACAAGGAACACAAGCCCGGACCCATCGGCAACGAACGCTccctgaaaaacagaaaggGTTCGGAGGGAACGGAACGGCTGGAAGGGAATATTCCCCCTGTTAATGGGGTGGAAATTCACGTGGATTCTGTACTTCCTGTGCCACCCATTGAATTTGGAGTAAATCCTAAA GACTCTGACTTCAGCTTGCCACCTGGTTCTGCCTCTGGCACTGCAGCTAACCCTGTCACCAAATTGCAGGATGCCTTGGCCAGTAAt GCAGGGTTAACACAGTCCATTCCCATCCTGCGAAGGGATCATCACCTCCAGCGCTGCATCGGCCTGAACCCCATGTCCTTCCCCACTGCTGACCTTACTCTTAAG ATGGAGTCTGCTCGTAAAGCTTGGGAAAACTCTCCGAGTTTACCAGAACAGAACTCCCCAGGAGGTGCAGGCTCAGGCATCCAGCCTCCTTCCAGTGTTGGAGCTTCCAACGGTGTCAGCTACAGCTCTTTTGGTGGAGTTTCTATGCCTCCCATGCCTGTGGCATCTGTAGCACCTTCTGCATCTATTCCAG GTAACCATATTCCACCCCTGTATCTGGATGGGCACGTGTTTGCAAGTCAGCCCCGCCTGGTCCCTCAGACGATACCTCAGCAGCAGAGCTACCAACAG gctgctgctgctcaacaGATTCCCATTTCCCTCCACACATCCTTACAGGCCCAAGctcagcttggactgaggggtGGCCTGCCTGTGTCCCAGTCCCAGGAGATGTACAGCTCCATACAGCCCTTCAG gtCTCAGGTGTACATGCaccccagtctgtcccagcccagcaccatgGTCCTgacaggaggcactgctctgaAGCCTCCATATTCCGCCTTCCCAGGCATGCAGCCCTTGGAGGTGGTGAAAACCCAGTCTGGGTCCCCCTATCAGCCCATGAACGGAAGCCAGGCACTGGTTTATGAGGGGCAAATAAACCAGGCTGGTATGGGAGCCTCCCAGATGATGGACTCTCAGCTCACACAG CTGACAATGCCTGTGCCTGGCtcccagctgcctctgccccgcTACGGCTctggccagcagcccctgcttcTGCCACAGTCCATCCAGCTTCCCCAGGGGCAAAACCTGCCTGTAGGAGCTCCCCGAAGAATCCTCCCTCCTGGATCCCAGCCTTCTGTTCTTGCTGCCAGCAGGGAG TCCTCCCAGATGGAAATGAAAGGGTTTCATTTCTCCGATGGTAAACAGAGCATGTCCTCCGGAGGGTCAGTCCCGTCCCCACACACGTACAG AATTTACTCCATGAATGTTGTCGACTCTTCGATTTCCAGGCCtagctctgccagccccagcgGGAAGCCGTCGGGACCAGCAGTGAGCATGGGCTCTGTGCAAGGACACTACGTCCAGCAG GCAAAGCAGCGGGTGGATGATAACAAAGCCAGTCTGGGAGCAGTGAAGCTGCAGGAAACAGCCTCCACAAACCAGATGAAGCCAGTGCGCACAGGAGCGATCAAACCTCAGGCAGTCAAAGTGGAGGAGAGCAAGGCCTAG